Genomic window (Vigna radiata var. radiata cultivar VC1973A chromosome 1, Vradiata_ver6, whole genome shotgun sequence):
AATCCAATAATCTCAGAGAAAAGTGGAGTCACACTGTTGCAGAATCCATTCAAGCAATTAGCAATAAGAGtcataatatgattttattcattAGGAGTAATGAGTAAGCAAATTCTAGAACCTCCCATTAGGAATTATTGTTAGAAGGGATGGTTATATATATAGGAATTGTAAATTCTGTTTTGGACAGTCAGTAAAAGTATTTTCTCagtctttctctctctttagaAGGTTTTTCTGTCCTTTAATACAGAGACTCTTTGCATTCACATTTTGCATTCGCATCATTTGGTGCTCTGGTTTCTTCCCATCATGTCGGAATCCGTTCCCAAGACCCAGTCAGAAAAAATGGACGAGATGCTCCATAACATGTCTCTTGTCATCGTCAAGACACGATATAATGACTAGTAAAACTCATCAAAGaatatatgaaatgaattttttgtGAGTTTAAATTAACTTGtatacatgaaaaataattttttgagaaatatcaaagaattacatcatgttttttttaatgttttatttttatagacaaTACAATTCATGTATGTGTTACGTTGCTACCGATCATATCTTGttgataagaaaatatatgaaagaaCTAATCTTAAGAAATACTAGGTGTTAAATTGAGTTAAAGTGACTCATAAAGTTGATTAATTACGGGTTGAACTAAAAAAGATttagttcaaatttattttttgatgaattataaattttgtaactcAATACTAAGGACTAATAAGTAGGAtcgaatattttatttttataatttattttatacatttatgtAGTATTTATGGTACTGTAATAAAACTATATTGGCTCattcaaattcttttatatagtaTCAGAATAAAAGTGTTtacctaattttttaaatattattataaaagtaataattaaaaattgaaattatacgataaaaaaattttattgatcaatattttaatgtttaaaaatcaaattgcaaatctgtataattttaataaaattatttacaataaaaacagtaaataatattgataaaaaactataataaaaatattattattaatgaattatagATTAACCTACTCTTAATTTGCCTCAAACTTTTAAAAGTAAGTGAGTCGAACTTACTTCAATCCACATcccaaaaattaaaactttctcATCATGCCTCATACTTGTCATAGCTCAACTTTTTTCAGAAATAAATAGCATAAATTAACTAACATTCTTGAACCATTAGCTTAAATGTTGGCTCTAAAACTACTTCGAAATTAAggtttataaatgaaataaaataaaatattcaatatgcgtctttcataatttttaacttaaaagagACGATTTCTTAAAGAATAAGAGTCTGCAAGAGCAGAGAACAGATAAGAGATAAACGaaacaaaataggaaaaaataaaatatatggatggaaaaactgtttttattttaaaaaaaactatctatcattaataaaaactaattttgatttataaagttttaagctaattcacttttttttaacattttgaaaaaaaaaaatcttactgTTTGTAAAAGAGCCttcatttcataataaaaatataaaagtaaatatatacatttgaccacactttaatttaaaaatactatttctaatctgttgaataattttttaaagaatagggttactttgaatatttcaaaaattaactttgttaAATAGTGGAATGGAactatgaagaaaaaaaattgattccattcaaaaaaaaatacattcacTAACACTTTAACCctaatatgttataaaattttcaaacaaatactGTTACTTTCCTTAAAaatctcaagaaaaaaaaatataaaaatactataaaaattgAAGTTGATTTCATAATGGAACTTTAGCTCATTGGCACAGTAAATTGCTTAATTGAAACCCACACAATAGCACAGAACAACAAACCTAGAATCAGCTTAGTTTAGGCCATCAGCCACACCAGCATTGTCAAGAGGTTCAGTAGAATAACAGAAGAAGAAAGTTCACTGGTCTAAACACAATGCAATGAGAACACTATCTATTTTACACATGATTCATCATCATGGTAGATTTGAACCACAGccatgaattaattaattccCTGGAGGACCACCAAAGAGGTATCCCAAGGAAGATCCACCTCCTGGAGCAGCATGAACCTTGGTAGATGGTCGATCCTGCACCCCAAAACCAAACCATCATTAAAAACAAGTTCAATTGTTTTAGgcattcaaaaaataaattttaaataaaactgatacattttaacataaattgttttattagtaaataaaaatgtctcattcttaaatttatttaagctTGTCTAACCCTTAAGCCACATCATTGTTGAGTGTTAACTCAACAAAGAGGAAGCCAGCAGCAGCCTTGCAAATATTACATAAGTTGCACAAAGTACAGTATTTGTAAACTCATATTATGTCAAGAACAGGAGGTAGGATTTATGTTATTCTTCCAACCAAAAAGGCAAGAGAACCATGAAAGGTAGCTTAAGCAGAGAGACATGAACTATTCTTAAAGTTTTGAAAGCTTTGCGCTAGAAATTTCTGCTAAAAGGATCTCCCACAATGTAGTACTACTGCAATTAAAAACCATAGACTTTGTTTTGCCCCTTAATTTTATCAACACCAAACTTGTAACTTCACTACTTTTAGCTGGACAATACTAGGAAATGCAAGAGGAGGAGACTCCAAAATGCATCAAATTTACTGTGAAAGCTTCTAGTACTTCCTAGGCTAATGTAAGTGGAGAGAAACAAGAATATTTAAagcaaagttgaagaaagggcaggttaaaattaaaacaatcataatagaTAACTTGGAAAGATAATTACAGTGAGAAAGTTGCCACAGTTTTGGCCATCAGCACGATGGTAATTGTTTTTGAGACTTCCAGGAATTCCAGCAGGAATTTGCTTTTCAACTGGTGCTGGACTTTGCTGCTTTTCAACTGGTGCTGGACTTTGCTGCTTCTCAACTGGTGGTGAAGGAGCACTAGCATTTTGAGTGCGTGCAGCCTGGTTAGCACTTTGAACATTGCTGGCAGGCTCCCCACTGCCGAAGAGGTAACCCAAGGAACTCTGGCCACCACCAGCACTCACACCACGACCCATTTTCCCTCTGTTTGGTGATGCTAAACAACCAAAATAGCAGCATCACACTTTTTGTCACTAGGAATTTTACATCCAAAATTCacagaagaacaaaaacaacagaCTCATATGCAGCATATATAACCAAGAGCCATCAGAAATCAACAAAAAGCAACAACTACCTACAATTGATTCCTTATTTAAACCAGTGAAGTATTTATTATGTACTCCAATGTAAGTAATGGGATTGGTTTTCAATGAACTCggataaatattttacatttaaaaaaacacataaactTTCAATGAGCATACACACATGAGTAAGCTAATCAGTTGGTAGAATGGAAAATGCAGATGTCAAAAACGAAATGAATAGGGAAATGGCAAGATTGAGAATTGGGAAAATTTAAAGCTATGCATGTAGAGGCCAACAAAATGATTTAAAAGGTTTTCACGTCTTACTCAGAAGAGTAAAACCGATATAAATAAATACTGTTATTTTCCTAATTCATTCTTTAATTCGTGCAATTTTATGTAGaacattaacattttattttgacAGAAACATAGAtctcaattttattattgaagagGATCAGACGAAGAGGGCACTCTGTCCTGTTTCTTCTACCCTACAATGAAATCATAATTTATTCCGTTGCATCCCTTTTGTTTTTGCCTTGAGGTGCTTCTTTCAGGACAGATCAAGCAAAACCAAAATCATTCCAGTGCCAGACCCTCCTGATCTAGCCATGCTCAAATTGCATGGATTCAAAAACCTTAAAGGCAcaaaattgaataagaaaaccGATGGAATCAGATGCTAGATCTCAAGACAAACTACCCATCAACAAATCAGAGCTAAAGAAGCCatttttaatcgattcaatCATGAAAAACACAATCTAGAACACCCCAAAACAGGATTCACAATCCAGGTCACAACCCACCACTCCAAACTATTAAGAAACTAACAAATCTAAACTTGGTAGTAACAAAAAAGCCAAATTACCACCAACAAAAGAAATCCAATAAGCATGCAGTAAAAAAATGTGCCAGAAATTAAAGcacaaaaccatttttttttcaaagaacaTCATGAGTTAACACGAAACATTATCACCGTACAGTATTAAACAGCACACGAAACACAGATTACTGAAACCCAGAAAGGAAATTAGACAATACATGAATGGTAACGAAGCAAGAAGTGAGATCTGAATTTTTCGTACCTTTGTTGATGCTGAGACCACTCACTCACTGATGGCAACCGAGAGTCGGTGACGTTAGAAGCGAGGCACACTTTGTAACAGCTATCTGAAACAGATATTTATAAAGGAGccaactttttttcaaaaacaagaataacatttttaaattaaattttttaaaattaagtgaccgctaataattttatttcaagagaataattttttatttaattccctgaaccattttttttcaaactgtAACATTTAAACACTAATTCAACactaaattgtaatttttgagAATTTTAACATTCAAGTTATAAACCAAGAGAATAATTTCTCATTAGATTTGACGATAAAATCGAATTCATAAgccttttacatttttataaattaaattaaagttattattattttatgggtaaaatatatttttactttttaaatttaaaatcaaaattaatcttttttatggGTAAAGTATATTTGTGATTGTCAGTCAAAATTTCCAATGAAAATTGatcataaacaaaataagaaaaacatgttatattaataacccaattataaaacaattaccaattatctatatttaaaatagtcaTTTGCttggttttagaaaaaaaaaaaaaaaagcttaaataatttttaagaattattctccaatcacatttaaaatttgatcTTGATAACATATAaagtaaaatgttaaatttgatTGGAGAAGAACACTAACAGCTATAATAAAGGTGTATATAAGGTttgtcttttttaaaatttgaaaattttgaagaatGGTTCTGAAAGAAGGTGAATCAAGTGAGCTGGATTTTGGGCCCACAGCAGAGTCCATGGATGGGCCCACTAGCCATGTCTGGCAAGCACAATAATGTCCCTCACGTGCATAGGTTTTGGTTGTCGTAGCCAAATAAATTTCACTTCACCAGAACGTTTCATGCATCAAATATAGcagttataaattaaaaaaataaaaaatcattatttattataattgttttttacggattttaatttaaaactttcatacttttaatttttaatattaaatcttaaatacTAAATGAAATTGCTATTTACTTCTtaatttaaacttgtttgatAAAGACATTTGTAAGAGGTAATAGATATGccaataatgataataattgtaATAGTGATTGTAACAATGATATGAAGTGATAGTATTAATGATAaccaaataatcataaaaagatataaaagatgACAACTATTCTTATTAAGTATGGTGAGAACTTGCAAGGATGATAATAAGACAGTTattaattctttaaataattgttagCAATAAACTATaggtgaaagaaaatattaatttacaaaatgCATTGCCTGTTCCAAACTTATTAGATGGGAGcaaatctttaatattttatatatttatgaaaaaggtGTATTATTAGGTGTATTTATAGAAAGAGGAATATTCCAGAAGTTTCTCAATCTGATTTATTAttcttcttaaaattaaatatatttttggttttcatACTAGTTTAAAAAgctgtgttttatttttaaattaaataatacatatttcattcatacattttataaaagtatgaaaaattaaatgatacgTAGAGATTATATATAACCTAttatggaattattttatttgttatatgataaatactttatatattatttattggaagaatattttatattatttttataaaatatagagacaaaatatgtatataattaatctaaaaatgaaacatgattttcaaaaataatttaaagataaagaaacgtatttgactatttttatatgataaataaatcgaataaaaagaataataattaattaaagttgtgataatgataataataataataattaataaaattatgataatgataataacttaccaattgagtgttatatttctCTCCTGaaatattagtatatatataagtacACATCTTTGtggttaatatataaatattgtttaatatgcaacaataatataaaatatgtttggtAGGATTAATAAgtcaattatataaattaatttcatcaatacaaaaatataataaaatatctgaaaatattttttttttacaattttcaaatttgtagcttatttcattcttttaaattatcattagtttatattatatatatatatatatatatatatatatatatatatatatatatatatattatttgaaaccATATGAGGTAtgttaatcaaatattaaaatattctgaACCTAATTAATCTAAGTGCAGTAAAGTAAAAATCTAGAATATCATTTATAAAGCATACCTGTTAAGTAAAAATCTAgaatatcatttataaaatagGTACtgttaatttattcttatatttattaaacatatatcTTAAATCTTGCTGATTTGAATATGGGAATGTTTACAACAACAAACGAAGATACCAAAGTGAAACTAATATGTCATAGATTGTTGAAGTACATGTAAATCTTATAAAAATGTCTCGTAATtgcaaaaatattattcatcaaaaatcataataataataataataataataataataataaagtatttgatttaatttcacTTACCATTTTAATCACCTgtgtttatttttcatataaaaaaaatggagggATGGTGAGAAGACATTATCAGTGTCATCATCAACAGCTGACACTAACTAATAACTCACTTCGTACCAAAGTAGGAAAATCTAACTACAAACAAGACAAAGACCTTCGATAATAcaaataccattttttttttcatggccTATAAGGTTGTATGTTTTTATGCTATATAATCAAAGAGTTTATACGTACCCGAAGTCAATCAAAACCCCAAACCATCTTATAACAAAGAGATTCAACTTTTAAATACGAACTTTATAGATTCATCCAAGCAAAgttcattaatatattttattattattattattttattatcttattatcttatattaattattaataaagatctatcaaatcatatatataacaagAAGTGAACACACACTActgtttattattaaatatgattcatatatttccttatttacttaaatattagatgattttttataagtaaatattatCTTTGATCTTCTTTAGAGTTTGTCTAGATCACTCAACACCAACAATTCAGTCTTCAAAAGTAGTTAACTATTTAGTCTTCAAAAGTAGTTAACTATTCTAATTTTATTGCATTGTCATGTATGGTTCAACTTTTATAATCTTGTAAGAGGTGAAAAGGATAGAAAAGGATTgagtttaacttttatattgatataatatcaaattgaatGACTTtgtgaataatttattataataaaattttaagaaatacaaTACAAGAAAATCGTATTCACGAATAATACAAGAAAATCGTATTTATGGATGacgaatataaatttaaattatatatatatatatatatatatatatatatatatatatatatatatatatatatatatatatttttgttagtaatTATCGACGATTTTAAATTTGTCAGTAAAATATGTGATATgatcattttcttcattctcaTCTTctgtttcatttatttatttttctaataagtgACGTTGATCACTCAATGTGCCACCACCATCAATCCAAGTCATTTTCACTAGGCCACCATTATTATTGTCACTAATAAGCTTAATTGGCATCATTGATGTCACCAATGTTCCCTTCTACATCAGTAACTGGTGAGCCTCTATGTTAGCACCTTCTGCATCAACCACCATGCCTTTGTGTCAGCCATCGGTGATCCTCTACGTCAACCACCATCCTTTGCATCACCCATAAGCTCGTTTAGgcaccttcttcttcttctttcgtaACTTTGATGGTAAGGTATCGacaaaacttttgtaataaattttacaGAGTCATTTCTTTTTGACAAAAGTATCTcttgataaatttaaatgtgaCATCCATTAGTAATATTCATCGATACACAAACTTCTTGCTGTGATACATAAAATGCAAATAAAGAAAGACTACGTGAAGCATGACAACTTGATGTAAATTACATCAAGCATCAACCATTTTCTTCTACTTGCAGTGTTAAGGACGTTACGTACCTTAATGACTAGAAACATGTGAAAAGGGCTTTAAAATTTGAGTTACCAGTTTCAATCCTTTTAAAATCTAGTCGTGGAATACTACTTTCCTGATTCTCAAACTCGTTTTCAACATCATTAATTCAACCCAACATTGTCCGAACAACCCAACATTGTCCCAACAATAGCCCACCCTAGTCCAAGAGCCACAACCCCAATAAGAAGACAATAATTTTGATGATTATGTagattattaaaactttttttttttgtttattatgtgTTTTCTATTATGTGGATACATTATTTATCTATCAACATATTATTACttcaataacttattttataccATATTTGGTATTTTGATATAGTATTGTAGACAATTGATGTCTGGACATTGGAAAGTGTTGTATATCTCTGATTAGGTAGAAATATAGCAAGTTTGGACATAAAGATTATAGTTAATTGCACttgtattatttgtttatttgagatAAATATTGACAATTTTGTTTGGATGCAAAGAGCATAGTTGAATGCATTACATTTATTGAtggaataatttattaataatgttcTACCAATTTAACGATGGAAAAATCCTTCGATAATGTTTAATATAGAACGCTTATTAAAGTATGTTATTACTGACGAAAAAAATCTATCAGTATACAGATGacaaaaaatatgacaaaaaatttgtcaataaaacacatttaatgaaaaaaaatgagatcGTTTGTAATTATCAAAGAATTTCACgttttgtcaataaatattacTGATTGTGTTATCATCGATGAATTTTTGTCCGAAAAGAAGACATTTAATGACAAATTTGTGTTGTATTTTTACGGATTATGGTCGTCAATAATACTTATggattaattaatgtatatgtCCATT
Coding sequences:
- the LOC106764817 gene encoding protein SPIRAL1-like 2, translating into MGRGVSAGGGQSSLGYLFGSGEPASNVQSANQAARTQNASAPSPPVEKQQSPAPVEKQQSPAPVEKQIPAGIPGSLKNNYHRADGQNCGNFLTDRPSTKVHAAPGGGSSLGYLFGGPPGN